Genomic segment of Malania oleifera isolate guangnan ecotype guangnan chromosome 7, ASM2987363v1, whole genome shotgun sequence:
AAACTGACAACTTTCTGCAAAGAAAATTCAGATATTCCATGCAAGGGCTGAACACTGCAATGTAGCTATGTaggtcatttttatgttttttttttatataaaatataaacaaatGAACCTATTTAAGCACAATTACATATTTATGAGACAATAGTAATATTTTAGGTCCCAAGTTCCCCAAAAAACATATCCAAGCACATTTCTATAACATAGCTAATTACAGAAAGAGAAAATaagaggaagaagagaaagaaactATAAGAAAAAGGCATTTTTACTTGGTCCATTTTCTAAGTTTCCAAGGTCAATCAAGCTTTGTGAATAAGGGATAGTCCTTTCCTCTGAACTGCTATTTCTAACATAGCACACAAGGCTTACAACAAAGAAAAAGACAATACATTTGAAATTTGCAATTTTCTGCATTGGAAGCATGTTTGAAAATTGTCTATCTCCCACAGCCTAACCAGAAACTGAGGCCCAAGCAGAAATCCCTTGttcaataataatatggaaaaggaatctgagagagagagagagagagagagagagagagaggagggagagagaagaaACTCCTAAGGTGTGTGTCTAAGATATTAAGGCATGCATACGAGTTATATAAGATTTAAGATAGGAACAGTGGTTAGATGAAATacttaaaattgaaaaacaaggaCTTTGATGAAATCAAATTCACAAAAAATAACACTTTACTACACTACTTCATTATAAAACTTATAAAATCCAGCTTCACAACTTCACATGACAGTTCCAAGTTCCACGTAGTCCACTAACATGCAGATATTTCtggatatatataattattatcaGTACAACTACAGAGATGAACACGTTCATGCTATGTGCGCCGTTCAACTTTAAAAGATCAATTGACATCAAAGTGAACTGAGAAAACtgtgaaaaatatagaacaatgATCTTCATTCTTTCATATCATTATCCCTAAGTTCAATATCAGTATCATGACATTTTTGTTTCCAGTCAGCTTAACATTGGTATGCTCTTGCTCCTGCTCTTCCTCTTTTAGCAACTATTTGAAGCATTTGTTCCATTTCAGATATATTCACACAATCACACATTCATTTTGCCCTTCTATCTGGCAATCAAGTTGCTCAGGCCTCTAAAGGTGATACGGTTATAGGAGGTGCCAAAGATTAGAATCTTCTGCTCAGTTAACTCATTTCCAGCGAGGATAATCTAAAAGAAATTCCATAAAGAGGGAGAAGAATCCCTGCCCCCTCCCTCTCCCAAAAAGGCAACaggaagaaattaaagaaaaataaagtaCTGGTTAACTGAAAGTGGTTAATTTCATTTCTGTATCTCGAGATTCCTTGTCTTGTGTTATGAGTTATTGTCTGACCTGTCTCAAGCTAGGAAGAGAAGAAAACAATATTTGTAGTTATTCAATCTCGTtaattattttgaatatttttgcaGGAAGAAACAATGGAATTTCCAGggaaatatttattttttggagTTGTTTTGCAATGGGATAAGGCTCTGTTCCCTCGTGGAAAAGagtttttatttccatttccagtttcCCAAAAAACTGCAAAAATGCCACATTTTTTTCCAATTTCCAAATTTGTGTAagaaagttggaaaacatctttttagTGCTTACTATATTTCCAATATAAATCTTGAAGAAGCGGGAAACAATGGGGCATTTCGGTAATTATTTGGAAAtctgaaaatggaaaatgaaaactgttaTTTTGTCTAACTAATCTTTACCATGTGGTTATGGATATGCTACTAAAATTGAGCTTGAGCTTCAACTGTGGGTTTGAGAGGCAAAGGGCAGTGAATATCATTACTAAGGGAGGCTTTTGGCTgttatttttcactaaaaaacaAGGCCTTGAGAGATTTTTGAACTTTTGATGAAGTTCTAGATATCACACCAACTTTGCTATAGTTTCTGGTGAATGCATGGATAAGCCAATTGAGGAatttgccatttagatctttagaggacattcttattctttttatgcttggtttctgtttttttttttttcccaaaaaatgttGATGTCCTTGATGGGTTGGATTCTTGGTCCTTTTTCAGAGTTTTCCCTTCCATAAATTCATTTTAAATGTGTAAAACCTAGTGCACAAAGGTTCCCACACCATCAGGGATCTAGCGAGGGTAAGATGCATGCACTCTTACCTCCATGCTTGGCGAGACTGTTTCCATGATTTGAACCTCCAACCTTCATTGGATGTGACACGCGCATAACTGAGTCAATGTTTGCCATTAATGCAttcaaaattctatttttttattttaaaaaaatttaaaaaatagaaaagaatatgcaaatatataggaAAGCATATCCAGTGTTCAGTTGACACTGATACAGACATCATTTTTCGGATGACAAGGGGAAGTGAGGTGTATAATGTGTCACACGGGCATCATGTGTGTAATCTTTAGCTTTATATAGCTTGACGCATGACAGGCATTAAAGTGTGAAAGTAGCAAACTATGTTgcttatattaaaaatatttacagcaaaagacactaacctcttTAGCAAAAAGATGTGTCTCCTTAAAAGTTGACCTCATTTAAAAAATCCCACATACCTCtctgaggtttgacaaaaagacatgaACCTCCCCTTATATTCGGCAGAAAGATAAGCATAAGGAAGGGATATAatgtcccaaaaatcaaatgtcaaagACATTAGTGGAATTTTCAAAACCTCGGAGAAGGTCCACATCTTTTTGCAAACCTTAGCCaaccaaaaaaaatgaaaacaacacCACCACAACTAATCCCAAGAGACATAAGTAGATGTTAAGggtgaagaaaataaaaaaagaaaccaAGGTGGACATGCCTCCAGCAGAAGAAGTTCTGCTGGAATTTAAGGAGTAATTACTCTTTTGAAGAGACTTATTGTATGTGTGATGCATCGCGCTATGAAATCTGTTAGAAGCAAACGCAAGAGAAATGCTTGGCTATGGGAGAATTTTTTCTAAGcatgcttaaattttaaaaggttCAGAATTTGCTGCCTTAGTTATGAGTGGTTGCACGAAGGCTTATAATACATGTTTGCAAGGGTAAACATATCAATCAAAATCAGTTCGCTATCCCTATTATGAAAACAGTCGAATTTATAAAATGAATTAATACTTCATGGCAGTCCTTAACAATCTGAGCCGCAATGAGAAGCATAATAGGATAACTAGCTTGTAAATGTTTACTCAAACAATAGCAATATTAAACTTACATCGATTGaagaatatttcaaatattttgttAACTATTGACCAACCAAAGGGCATTCTTGCCCtctcattttgttttatttatttttcttaatgttAATTATTGACCTAGTTTGGTATGCACAATGATATAGGTATGGAATGGAATAAAGAACTGAATGAGGAACATGTTATCCTGCATACCAAACTAGTTGAAAGTAAAAGGGGAAAAGGAAGCAGTTGCAATAAGATACTGAAATATCTATTTCCACAAAAGCTTGAACATTAGAGAAAGGGAAAAGGACTGCAAGTTTTAGTTGCAAATCCACAAGTGTCACTGTTGCTTAATTGGCCAACAAGAATTGTAGGATTGGAAAAATAGTCGTCACAAGAAAGATACACTCACCAAATCTGGGGGCCACATGAATTTAGTTTTACTAAAAAGAAAAGGATAATAAGCCGTGATATAGTACACAAGTTGACAACCACGAGCATTTAGTACAAGTACAATTTTTTACAATGACACACATAAGAAACAAAATAACAAACTAATGTATTTAAGGTCTTTAAAAAGAATATAAACATGCATTCTACAGGCTCTAAGGTGGCCAAGCAGTTAAGATTGATAAATGAAAGACACTTCAAAGCAAACGTATTTATCATTTCAACCAGCAATTAACAAGCAATGCCTGAGATacatgtttttttgaaaaatttggttCTGGGCCTTGGGGGGCTAAAGCAAATACATGCTCTTAATCCCTTGTAAATTGTAATTGATTTCAagcaaattaaataaacaagtgaTAAAAAAAGGAGGAAAAAGTGCTGATCAAGAACAAACAGAAGGACAAACTGTGCCGCATGCAAAATGAGTCAAACAAAAAATACTAAATGACagtcagtgtgtgtgtgtgtgtgtgtgtgtgtgtacaggaAAAAAGAAACGAAGAGAGTTCACAATTACTCAATTTTGGCAACATCTGAACATTTTGGTGTAATGAAAAGAATACTCAAAAGTTTAAAGATTCATAATGTTTTGTAGAATAGGTTTACTAAATTAAtattaagttttaaaaataagaGAACAAAGTAATCTCAGTTGGTGTGATCAACATCCGCACCTATTGCATTTGGTTGTATGTATCTTATTTTTGAAATGCCCTTTTCTTTTGGCCTGGTGATTTATGTTTCACTGTCTCTGCATTGTAAAGGTTTCTCCATCTCTTTTCATTCTTCAATTATAATTCAGAAAGTGTATCTAAGTGAGCTTCAAAACTGTTCAGATGCACAACATGATCACCCTTTTAGTTTCAGATAAGACAGTTGTAGAGATTAACTTCACTAAGATTTTTCTTTCTTCACCAAGATTCATAGAAGACCAGATTTGTTTACAAATTAGACAAGACAACAATAAAAATGAGGATTAGCAATACCTTGTAACCCATGAGCAAAATGGCACTTGCTCCCAAATGGGCAGCTCCCAGTTGTCTCCCACTTATTACAAATCCTCGTCTTCCAATTTGAAGGCTTTTGACTTGATCCGTTACCATTGTTCCCATATCCACCACCAACTGTCGGACTTAAACTTATTGCCACACTTTCCCGAGCTCTCGACTGCTCATCATGAAGAAATGTACAATTATCTCCATACGGGCACCCCTCATCCGTATAAAATTTCTTGCAATGCCTTCCTTTGTATGACCTCTGTGATTCCCCTCGCAAATCCGAAGAACTGAATGTCGGTATCTGATGTTCTTCTCTTGGTGGCTCCACCACAACACCACCGCGCTCCTCCTCATGAGCTGCCACTATCTCTTGCCAATTGGGCGGCGGCCTACGAAGCTCCTCAATCCCGTGAGCAAAATTGCAATTGGTAATGTAAGGGCAAACACCCGCACGAAATTTGCAGCACAATTTTGTTTTGAAGAACATTTTTCCTATTGCTTTGGACCGACTACTTCCACTTCCTTGTGAGTCTCCCGATTGTGAGTTCCTGGATTTCTTGCTGGGAGGTTCACTCCCAGATCGAGATTGAGACGACCTTGAATCATGAGTGGCATTCAAAGGGATTTCCGAATTCGGACCCCCATTCCAGGCTCTGTAATCATCCTCAGTCGCCCAAATGGCTTGATCACTCAGACTCGGACCCCAATTGTCAAAACCCCCACTGCCGGGTATCTCCGGCACCATTGGCGCAGCACTTCCTCCAGGAAACCCGCCTTCGCCGCCAAAATCCATGAACAAAAGAGACCCACCAACCAAAACATTCAAGACAGCAAACCCAGATAGGCAAGAAATCCACTAGCCAAACTATTCAATAAAGCAAACCCAGATGGGAGAAAAGGCGCGGATAACAGAGCTAATCTCAAAACCCCAATTTTTCATCAAATGGAGAAATTAACCGCAgggaaaatttttcaagaaaagGAAAGTTTAGGTTGAAAGGTATAGAAGACAGAATATTGAGATTTACATCGGGGATCTGAGCTATAAAATGCTAGAACTTGCGGccagcagatttgaagaaagGACCCACAAAGAGAAAT
This window contains:
- the LOC131159291 gene encoding zinc finger CCCH domain-containing protein 56-like; translated protein: MDFGGEGGFPGGSAAPMVPEIPGSGGFDNWGPSLSDQAIWATEDDYRAWNGGPNSEIPLNATHDSRSSQSRSGSEPPSKKSRNSQSGDSQGSGSSRSKAIGKMFFKTKLCCKFRAGVCPYITNCNFAHGIEELRRPPPNWQEIVAAHEEERGGVVVEPPREEHQIPTFSSSDLRGESQRSYKGRHCKKFYTDEGCPYGDNCTFLHDEQSRARESVAISLSPTVGGGYGNNGNGSSQKPSNWKTRICNKWETTGSCPFGSKCHFAHGLQELHKYGGGLVEVEGKESSSAAPEPKQGGASLKTTETVVASTPTAPHSDIYHMGLGLPSQRPSGVTQRMGQRPLQKWKGPDKISKIYGDWIDDINE